Proteins from one Triplophysa dalaica isolate WHDGS20190420 chromosome 6, ASM1584641v1, whole genome shotgun sequence genomic window:
- the mych gene encoding myelocytomatosis oncogene homolog yields MLQACSPSHDWLCESEPLLFDDEFCLSLMKDLQSIPTPPQSPPMKPGLVKPLSTVDQLELVSELLMEDSDFLHLDWNCDFTAAAAEDPLSDDCLWHTGGDKQMEDKLSAVLSTSPLLSDIDTQIFAEIAGSTLDCHNVALACQALESDDLPLEREEQIESTSDYGSLSTGGESSASDSDEEIDVVTVRRPSALTRSQHQQLLEEQQRALKRHHFEIQQQHNYAAPRPPSPPPAPPSPCSTPSIKRSRVLGDSQRSAQNSGRSRNLASRQGADMEDEEERRRTHNVMERHRRNELKNCFLRLRDHVPELSSNDKASKVVILKRAKDSIRNLEAENKRQIQELERLEARNLRLKARLDEIKRR; encoded by the exons ATGCTGCAGGCTTGTTCTCCGTCGCACGACTGGCTCTGCGAGTCGGAACCGCTGCTTTTCGACGACGAGTTTTGTCTGAGTCTCATGAAAGATTTGCAGTCCATCCCCACGCCGCCGCAGTCTCCTCCGATGAAGCCCGGACTCGTAAAACCTCTGTCCACCGTGGATCAGTTGGAGTTGGTATCTGAACTTTTGATGGAGGACAGCGACTTTCTGCATTTGGACTGGAATTGTGATTTCACAGCTGCGGCGGCGGAGGATCCGCTCTCGGACGACTGTCTGTGGCACACCGGCGGGGATAAACAGATGGAGGATAAACTTTCAGCCGTCCTCTCCACGAGTCCCCTGCTATCCGATATTGACACTCAGATTTTTGCAGAAATCGCCGGCTCTACGTTGGATTGCCACAACGTGGCGCTCGCCTGTCAGGCTCTGGAGAGCGACGATTTACCTCTTGAGAGAGAGGAACAGATCGAGTCCACATCAGACTATGGTTCACTGTCCACCGGAGGAGAATCATCTGCTAGTGATTCTG atgAGGAGATTGACGTTGTGACTGTCAGGCGGCCAAGCGCATTGACACGCTCTCAACATCAACAGCTTCTGGAGGAGCAGCAGCGTGCTCTCAAGCGCCATCATTTTGAAattcaacaacaacacaacTATGCAGCGCCACGGCCACCTTCCCCTCCTCCGGCCCCGCCCTCTCCTTGTTCCACCCCTTCTATTAAGCGCAGCCGCGTGCTTGGAGACTCCCAACGGAGCGCGCAGAACTCTGGGCGCTCCCGGAACCTCGCTTCACGCCAAGGGGCGGACATGGAGGACGAGGAGGAGAGACGGCGGACGCACAACGTGATGGAGAGGCACAGGCGCAACGAGCTGAAGAACTGCTTTCTGAGACTAAGGGACCACGTCCCCGAACTGTCCAGTAACGACAAAGCTTCAAAGGTTGTGATTTTGAAGCGGGCTAAAGATAGCATCAGAAACCTGGAAGCAGAGAACAAGAGACAAATTCAGGAATTGGAGAGGCTTGAAGCCAGGAATCTCCGATTGAAAGCCAGACTAGACGAGATTAAAAGACGTTGA
- the romo1 gene encoding reactive oxygen species modulator 1: protein MPVSVGSYGQAQPNCFDRVKMGFMMGFAVGMAAGAMFGSFSCLRIGMRGRELMGGVGKTMMQSGGTFGTFMAIGMGIRC, encoded by the exons ATGCCGGTGTCAGTAGGATCGTATGGCCAGGCTCAGCCCAACTGCTTTGACCGAGTGAAGATGGGCTTCATGATGGGTTTCGCAGTGGGCATGGCTGCTGGCGCTATGTTCGGATCCTTCTCCTGTCTCAG GATCGGCATGAGGGGTCGAGAGTTGATGGGAGGAGTTGGGAAAACTATGATGCAAAGCGGAGGCACGTTTGGAACCTTCATGGCGATCGGGATGGGCATCCGCTGCTGA